A region from the Misgurnus anguillicaudatus chromosome 7, ASM2758022v2, whole genome shotgun sequence genome encodes:
- the LOC129417138 gene encoding b(0,+)-type amino acid transporter 1 isoform X1 → MAADKKHEPEKLKLKSEVGLLGGVSLVAGVMVGSGIFMSPQYVLLYIGSPGASLLIWAASGLLAMLASFCYAELGTVIRESGGEYVYILRTSGNLMAFIFAFLSIVVVRPTSMTGVALSFAQNALAPFYDDCPPPDVAVKCLAAAGIVILAVVNCLNVRSSVAVTVFFMAVKILSLLVILIGGLVLLIQGNTSSSLQQSFDGTKLSVSAIGTAFYQCLWSYDGWNNLNSVTEEIKNPGVNLPRALMIAIPMVTILYLLVNVSYLVVMTPTEMISSSAVAVTWGNKVLGGWGWIMSVAAALSSFGSLNGSFFSGGRVCYVTAREGHMPDILAMAHMKRLTPSPALIFTTIISLIVLIPGDFQGIINFFSFTAWFFYGITLSGLLYLKIKKPELPRAITVPIIIPILVLLAACFLVLAPIIDDPQIEYLYVTIFILSSILIYIPFIHFKLFPGVLNKLTVFLQLFLEVAPTDKNL, encoded by the exons ATGGCAGCTGACAAGAAACATGAACCCGAGAAGTTAAAACTGAAGAGTGAAGTTGGGCTGTTGGGTGGTGTGTCTCTCGTTGCAGGGGTCATGGTTGGATCTGGGATCTTCATGTCTCCTCAATACGTGCTACTTTACATTGGGAGTCCAGGTGCGAGTCTGTTAATATGGGCTGCTAGTGGACTGTTGGCCATGTTGGCTTCTTTTTGCTATGCTGAATTAGGAACTGTGATTCGTGAGTCTGGAGGAGAGTATGTTTACATCTTACGGACTTCGGGCAACCTCATGGCCTTTATATTTGCTTTCCTCTCCATTGTTGTAGTGAGGCCAACCAGTATGACAGGAGTGGCGCTGAGCTTTGCCCAAAATGCTCTTGCACCTTTTTATGACGATTGTCCACCACCAGATGTGGCGGTGAAGTGTTTGGCAGCAGCGGGGATTGTGATATTAGCTGTTGTGAACTGCCTGAACGTGCGTTCCTCGGTGGCAGTCACAGTGTTTTTTATGGCCGTGAAGATTTTGTCACTGCTGGTGATTCTGATTGGTGGATTAGTTTTACTCATTCAAGGAAACACCTCCAGTAGTCTACAACAGTCCTTTGATGGGACCAAACTGAGTGTGAGTGCCATTGGGACGGCATTTTACCAGTGTTTGTGGTCTTATGATGGCTGGAACAACTTGAACTCGGTAACTGAAGAGATTAAGAATCCTGGG gtAAACCTGCCAAGGGCACTGATGATTGCTATTCCCATGGTGACCATTCTCTACCTACTGGTTAACGTCAGTTATCTAGTTGTCATGACACCCACAGAGATGATATCATCTAGTGCAGTAGCTGTTACTTGGGG gaATAAAGTATTAGGAGGATGGGGATGGATAATGTCTGTTGCTGCAGCACTTTCATCCTTTGGATCGCTAAATGGATCTTTCTTCAGCGGTGGACGAGTTTGTTACGTGACGGCAAGAGAGGGACATATG CCAGACATTTTGGCAATGGCCCACATGAAACGGCTGACTCCATCTCCAGCCCTTATCTTCACCACTATTATATCTCTTATTGTGCTCATTCCTGGAGACTTCCAGGGCATAATAAACTTCTTCAG TTTTACGGCCTGGTTTTTCTATGGTATTACATTATCAGGACTTCTGTATTTAAAAATCAAGAAACCTGAACTTCCCCGGGCGATTACG GTACCCATAATTATCCCCATCTTGGTGTTGTTGGCCGCTTGCTTCCTGGTGTTGGCACCCATCATCGATGATCCACAGATTGAGTACCTCTACGTGACCATTTTCATATTGAGTAGCATTTTGATTTACATCCCCTTTATTCACTTTAAGCTGTTCCCAGGCGTTTTAAATAAACTCACAGTCTTCCTTCAACTCTTTCTTGAAGTGGCGCCAACTGACAAAAACCTGTGA
- the LOC129417138 gene encoding b(0,+)-type amino acid transporter 1 isoform X2: MKCAETGKLNLRRELGLTSAVSIVAGIMIGSGIFMSPQFVLVYVGSPGTSLVIWAVCGIICICAAFSYAEMGTIIRESGGDYVYILRVYGPCPAFVVAFTTMFVLRPFGIAAIALSLAKYAMAPFYLGCTPPILVVKCIAASCILMVATANILHVRFALAIQVVFLVAKLVGLMVIVIGGIVTLAQGHYGSLSSVEIAFEGTKLGVSPVGMGLYQCLWSYAGWYNLNYVIEEVKKPEVNLPRALMIAIPMVTILYLLVNVSYLVVMTPTEMISSSAVAVTWGNKVLGGWGWIMSVAAALSSFGSLNGSFFSGGRVCYVTAREGHMPDILAMAHMKRLTPSPALIFTTIISLIVLIPGDFQGIINFFSFTAWFFYGITLSGLLYLKIKKPELPRAITVPIIIPILVLLAACFLVLAPIIDDPQIEYLYVTIFILSSILIYIPFIHFKLFPGVLNKLTVFLQLFLEVAPTDKNL, encoded by the exons ATGAAATGTGCAGAGACCGGTAAGCTGAATCTGAGACGCGAGCTGGGCCTTACCAGCGCCGTATCTATAGTTGCGGGGATCATGATAGGTTCTGGGATTTTTATGTCTCCGCAATTTGTACTGGTTTACGTTGGGAGTCCTGGGACAAGTTTGGTCATCTGGGCAGTTTGTGGTATAATCTGCATCTGCGCTGCTTTCTCATATGCTGAGATGGGCACGATCATCAGAGAATCTGGAGGAGACTATGTATACATCCTGCGTGTTTATGGACCATGTCCTGCATTTGTTGTGGCATTTACAACCATGTTTGTGTTAAGGCCATTTGGGATCGCAGCTATCGCCTTAAGCCTCGCAAAGTATGCCATGGCACCATTTTACCTGGGCTGTACACCTCCCATACTAGTAGTGAAGTGTATAGCCGCCTCGTGCATCTTGATGGTCGCCACCGCCAATATTCTACATGTACGGTTTGCTCTGGCTATTCAGGTTGTCTTTTTAGTGGCCAAACTGGTCGGTCTAATGGTAATAGTTATTGGAGGGATAGTGACACTTGCACAAGGACACTATGGCAGCCTTAGCAGTGTGGAGATTGCATTTGAAGGCACGAAACTTGGTGTCAGTCCTGTTGGAATGGGATTGTATCAGTGTCTGTGGTCATATGCTGGATGGTACaacttaaactatgttattgAAGAAGTAAAAAAGCCTGAG gtAAACCTGCCAAGGGCACTGATGATTGCTATTCCCATGGTGACCATTCTCTACCTACTGGTTAACGTCAGTTATCTAGTTGTCATGACACCCACAGAGATGATATCATCTAGTGCAGTAGCTGTTACTTGGGG gaATAAAGTATTAGGAGGATGGGGATGGATAATGTCTGTTGCTGCAGCACTTTCATCCTTTGGATCGCTAAATGGATCTTTCTTCAGCGGTGGACGAGTTTGTTACGTGACGGCAAGAGAGGGACATATG CCAGACATTTTGGCAATGGCCCACATGAAACGGCTGACTCCATCTCCAGCCCTTATCTTCACCACTATTATATCTCTTATTGTGCTCATTCCTGGAGACTTCCAGGGCATAATAAACTTCTTCAG TTTTACGGCCTGGTTTTTCTATGGTATTACATTATCAGGACTTCTGTATTTAAAAATCAAGAAACCTGAACTTCCCCGGGCGATTACG GTACCCATAATTATCCCCATCTTGGTGTTGTTGGCCGCTTGCTTCCTGGTGTTGGCACCCATCATCGATGATCCACAGATTGAGTACCTCTACGTGACCATTTTCATATTGAGTAGCATTTTGATTTACATCCCCTTTATTCACTTTAAGCTGTTCCCAGGCGTTTTAAATAAACTCACAGTCTTCCTTCAACTCTTTCTTGAAGTGGCGCCAACTGACAAAAACCTGTGA
- the LOC129417139 gene encoding uncharacterized protein: MKIFWNPALILGLFVWIPAVTYSYSSQAPEDQDTSGDYESSGSDDDESSGSGMEIYVPIRFSDPVMTKEQTTKVPVTTASQSTLPTTTISSVDVVVIEKETTTVSLVDPETTTILIEKGFVPAVEEDYTTKAVDTEDNRPTVSVKVIDKKTTVPHMETVPVQTTTISSVDVVVIEKETTTVNLLDPETTTILIEKGFVPAVEEDYTTKAVDTEDNKPTVSVKVIDIKTTVAHMETVPVQTTKKAVVVTHPEPEATTMTTTAFMTTASRNDNPRFTDTVFTEKTESDFDFEDIIPRKIVPVNAPGEIGASSGNDSFLERKEVLACVIAGGVVGLIFSVMLVSLMVYRMKKKDEGSYALQDMPQPYVYQKAPKQEEFFA, translated from the exons ATGAAGATATTCTGGAATCCAGCGCTGATTTTAGGTCTGTTCGTGTGGATACCTGCTGTGACGTATTCG TATTCTTCACAAGCACCTGAGGATCAGGACACATCAGGAGATTATGAGTCCTCAGGGTCAGATGATGATGAGTCCTCAGGGTCAGGAATGGAAATATACG TACCTATCCGGTTTTCCGATCCTGTGATGACTAAAGAGCAGACTACGAAAGTGCCAGTTACCACAGCTTCACAATCAACCTTGCCGACCACAACCATTTCCTCGGTGGATGTTGTTGTTATCGAGAAAGAAACTACAACTGTTAGTCTTGTGGATCCAGAAACGACAACCATTTTGATCGAGAAAGGCTTTGTACCTGCTGTAGAAGAGGACTACACTACAAAAGCAGTTGATACAGAAGACAACAGACCCACAGTTTCAGTAAAGGTCATTGATAAAAAAACAACTGTTCCTCATATGGAGACTGTGCCTGTGCAGACGACAACCATTTCCTCGGTGGATGTTGTTGTTATCGAGAAAGAAACTACAACTGTTAATCTTTTGGATCCAGAAACGACAACTATTTTGATCGAGAAAGGCTTTGTACCTGCTGTAGAAGAGGACTACACTACAAAAGCAGTTGATACAGAAGACAACAAACCCACAGTTTCAGTAAAGgtcattgatataaaaacaACTGTTGCTCATATGGAGACAGTGCCCGTGCAGACGACAAAAAAAGCTGTGGTTGTGACGCATCCTGAACCTGAAGCGACTACAATGACCACCACTGCTTTTATGACTACAGCAAGTAGAAATGACAATCCCAGGTTCACAGATACtgtttttacagaaaaaaca GAATCTGACTTTGATTTCGAAGATATTATACCTAGAAAAATAGTGCCTGTTAATGCACCTGGAGAAATAGGTGCTTCATCAGGGAATGACAGCTTTCTGGAGAGAAAAGAAGTTCTTGCAT GTGTCATAGCCGGTGGTGTGGTGGGTCTAATCTTTTCTGTCATGCTGGTCAGCCTAATGGTTTACAGAATGAAGAAAAAGGATGAGGGGAGCTATGCGTTACAAGATATGCCACAACCTTATGTCTACCAAAAAGCTCCGAAACAGGAAGAATTCTTTGCATAA